The DNA window CATCTATTCGCTGGGCGTGCTCTTGTATCGCATGCTCACCGGGCGGCTGCCTTTCGATGCAGGCAGCATCCATGAATTGGTGCGCTTGCATTTGCTGGAAACGCCGCCGCCGCTGCGCGAATTGCGCCCTGACACGCCGCTCGAAGTCGAAAATCTGGTCAACCGCTTGCTCGCCAAAACCCCGCAATACCGCCCGGCCACAGCCGCCGCCGCCGCCGAGGAGTTTGAACGCGCCGTGCGCAATCATTTCGGCACGCTGCCCACCGAAGCGCCACAGACCAACTTCACCTCAACTCACGTCAGCCCCGGCAGTGCGCCGTCAGCAAGTCTTTCCAGTTCCGGCCCTCGTTCCGCCAAACAGACTTCGGCAGCACAGCGCTCGCTGCCACCGCCACCCGCACGCGGCATCAGCCAAACCGCCTCGTCAGCCACCTTCGTCTCAACGACAGGATCGGCGGGCGCGGTAACGTCCGGCGTCGCCGCGCAAACATCCGCCAGCAACGCCACGGCGCCGGCAGCCTCGCGCTTTACCACCGCCATGCTGGTCAACACCACCCGCCCCAAGAATTACAAGCCCTGGCTGACCACGGCCGCAGTGGTGTTTTTGGCAGGTATGGCAGGCGTTTATTTCTATCTCAGCAGCCGCCCCAAACTGAGCGCCAAAGACACAATCATGCTGGCCGATTTTGACAACACGACGGGCGAAGAGGTTTTCGATCAAACGCTCAAACAGGCGCTGGCCGTGCAATTGGCGCAATCGCCTTTCTTGAACATGCTGGGCGACGACAAGGTGCGCGAGACGCTGCATTTTATGAACCGCAAACCCGAAGAAAAAATTACGCGCGCCATCGCCCGCGAAATCGCGCAGCGGCGCGGCCTCAAAGCCATCTTCGCCGGGCAGATTGACAAGCTCGACCGCCATTACGCGCTCACGCTCGAAGCGCTGAATACGGAAACCGGCGCATCGCTCTCGCGCGTTTTCTTTGAAGCCGAGAGCAAAGACCAGGTCATCAAAACGCTGGGCCAGGCGGCCTTGAAATTACGCGAACAACTGGGCGAATCGCTCGCTTCGACGACCAAATTCAACGCGCCCATTGAGAACGCCACCACCTCTTCGCTCGAAGCCTTGCAGGCCTATACGCAGGGGTACCAGCAACTCAATTTCAAAGCCAACTTGCGCGAAGCGATTCCGCTTTATCAGCGCGCCATCGAACTCGATCCGAATTTCGCCATGCCGCATTACCAACTGGCCATGATTTACACCACGCTGGGCCAGCCGCGCTTGAGCATCGAACATTCGACCAAAGCCTTCAACCTGCGCGAACGCACCAGCGAACGCGAACGCCTGACCATCACCGCGCTCTATTACTCGCTCGTGACCGGCGAAACCGAAAAGGCCGTCGAAACCTATAAACTGATGGCGCAAAGCTATCCCAATTCCGCGCTGCCACACAGCGGCCTGGCGGGCGTTTACCGCCAGACAGGGCAATTGCCCCTGGCCGTGACCGAGGCCGAAACCGCCCTCAAACTCGATCCCAACGAAGTCGCGCCGCATCTGTTGCGCGCCACGGCGTTGATGCGGTTGAACCGGTTGGATGAAGCCAACCAGAAGCTGACTGAATCGCAGGCGCAAAAGATTGACGGGCTGGGGTTGCGCGCGGCGCTCTTTCAATGCGCCTGGTTGCAAGACGATCAGGCCCTGCTGCAACAGCAAATCAATTGGGCGCGCGAAAATCAGCACCCTGACAAGGCGCTGGATTGGCAGGCGCAACGGGCGGCGGCGGGCGGTCGCTTGAAAGAAGCGACAGGGCTTTGGCGGCAAGCGATGGATGCCGTGAAACAACGCGGTCAAAAAGAACTCGGTGCGCCTTATGCGCTGGCGGCGGGCCTGAGTCTGGCGCTGGCCGGGCAAACATCCGAGGGACAACGTTGGCTAGATGAAGCCAATGCGCTGGCGCGTGATAACTTCACGCACTATTCAGTGCTTTCAACAGCACCCTTCGGGCCGCTGACTTACGCGCTGGCGGGCGCCAGCGATAAAGCCCAAAGTCTGGGGGACGAAGTCGCGCGCAACCAACCGCAGAACACGCTCGCCAACCAGGTCTGGCTGCCCATCACCAAAGCCATCCTGGCGAACAGACAAGGCAATTACGAACAGGCGCTGGAACTGTTAAAACACCAGGCGCAATACGAAGGCAGCTCGTCCAATTACTCGAACTGGGCGCGCGGCGAAGCCTTGTTGAAAATGCGACGCGGCTATGAAGCCGAGATCGAATTCAAAAGGATCATCGGCAATCACGGGCTGGAGGCCGCCTCGTTGCTTTATCCGCTGGCGCACCTGGCCACCGCGCGCGCGCGCGCCTTTATCGGCGATACCGAAGAGAGCCGTCTGTATTACAAAAAGTTTCTCGAACAGTGGAAAGACGCCGATGCCAATTTGCCCATCGTCGTCGCCGCCAAAAACGAACTCGTCGCCCTCAAAAAGGCGGAGACGAGCGCCCACAGCGAACAATTAGACCAGCAGTTAAGAGCTGAACGGCGCAGC is part of the Acidobacteriota bacterium genome and encodes:
- a CDS encoding protein kinase; its protein translation is MKYCPKCETSFAASQTICQHDGEALVLKDLYGMTGRVINDKYRIGSLMSIGGMSAIYRAEQLGVERQVAFKVLLPNLAVNNNMMRTLFEREARTAGLLMHENIATVHDSGHTSDDLAYLVMEWLDGQTLERELRQEGQLNYARCARLLNQIAAALDAAHAQGIIHRDLKPSNVMLVPRPDGRDTVKVLDFGLAKVATEASDMQVSSALGTPHYASPEQFRIGEEISGQSDIYSLGVLLYRMLTGRLPFDAGSIHELVRLHLLETPPPLRELRPDTPLEVENLVNRLLAKTPQYRPATAAAAAEEFERAVRNHFGTLPTEAPQTNFTSTHVSPGSAPSASLSSSGPRSAKQTSAAQRSLPPPPARGISQTASSATFVSTTGSAGAVTSGVAAQTSASNATAPAASRFTTAMLVNTTRPKNYKPWLTTAAVVFLAGMAGVYFYLSSRPKLSAKDTIMLADFDNTTGEEVFDQTLKQALAVQLAQSPFLNMLGDDKVRETLHFMNRKPEEKITRAIAREIAQRRGLKAIFAGQIDKLDRHYALTLEALNTETGASLSRVFFEAESKDQVIKTLGQAALKLREQLGESLASTTKFNAPIENATTSSLEALQAYTQGYQQLNFKANLREAIPLYQRAIELDPNFAMPHYQLAMIYTTLGQPRLSIEHSTKAFNLRERTSERERLTITALYYSLVTGETEKAVETYKLMAQSYPNSALPHSGLAGVYRQTGQLPLAVTEAETALKLDPNEVAPHLLRATALMRLNRLDEANQKLTESQAQKIDGLGLRAALFQCAWLQDDQALLQQQINWARENQHPDKALDWQAQRAAAGGRLKEATGLWRQAMDAVKQRGQKELGAPYALAAGLSLALAGQTSEGQRWLDEANALARDNFTHYSVLSTAPFGPLTYALAGASDKAQSLGDEVARNQPQNTLANQVWLPITKAILANRQGNYEQALELLKHQAQYEGSSSNYSNWARGEALLKMRRGYEAEIEFKRIIGNHGLEAASLLYPLAHLATARARAFIGDTEESRLYYKKFLEQWKDADANLPIVVAAKNELVALKKAETSAHSEQLDQQLRAERRSWFAALTGVFRRSVPARTSAL